A single window of Pseudarthrobacter psychrotolerans DNA harbors:
- a CDS encoding pitrilysin family protein — protein sequence MTVVPLPLEQNQPGDTLVHGSDGGSVVRRSVLPGGVRVLTEAMPGQRSATIGFWVGVGSRDEAPGQHGSTHFLEHLLFKGTKRRTALEIASAFDEVGGESNAATAKESTCYFARVLDTDLPMAIDVIADMITGAVLDPAEMEQERDVILEEIAMDSDDPTDVAHENFVAAVLGTHPLGRPIGGTPAAIRAVARDSVWEHYRRYYRPDELVITAAGGLEHDVVCRLVVDALHTAGWSLESDAAPVDRRSTARADITGTAGLHVVKRAVEQANIIMGCPTIVATDERRYVMSVLNAVLGGGMSSRLFQEVREKRGLVYSTYSFASSYADAGYFGMYAGCTPSKVRQVLDLLGLELDKLAEGGISDDELRKAVGQLCGGIVLALEDTGSRMSRLGRAELVSGEYQDIDETLRQIKAVTAQEVQDLARELAAAPRTVTVVGPFEETETFGL from the coding sequence ATGACTGTTGTACCCCTGCCGCTTGAGCAGAACCAGCCCGGCGACACCCTGGTCCACGGCTCCGACGGCGGCTCCGTTGTCCGGCGTTCAGTGCTGCCGGGCGGCGTGCGGGTGCTCACCGAAGCGATGCCGGGCCAGCGTTCGGCGACCATCGGTTTCTGGGTGGGCGTCGGGTCGCGTGATGAGGCCCCGGGCCAGCACGGCTCCACGCACTTCCTGGAGCACCTCCTGTTCAAGGGAACCAAGCGCCGCACCGCCCTGGAAATCGCCTCAGCGTTTGATGAGGTGGGCGGGGAGTCCAACGCAGCCACCGCCAAGGAGAGCACGTGCTACTTCGCACGCGTGCTGGACACGGACCTGCCGATGGCCATCGACGTCATTGCCGACATGATCACCGGTGCCGTCCTGGATCCGGCCGAGATGGAGCAGGAACGCGACGTCATCCTGGAGGAAATCGCCATGGACAGCGATGACCCCACGGACGTTGCGCACGAAAACTTTGTGGCTGCCGTCCTGGGCACCCACCCGCTGGGCCGCCCCATCGGCGGCACGCCCGCCGCGATCCGCGCCGTCGCCCGCGACTCCGTCTGGGAGCACTACCGCCGCTACTACCGCCCGGATGAGCTGGTCATCACCGCCGCCGGGGGCCTGGAGCACGACGTCGTCTGCCGCCTTGTGGTGGATGCGCTTCACACTGCCGGATGGTCACTTGAGTCGGACGCCGCCCCCGTGGATCGCCGCTCCACCGCGCGGGCCGACATCACCGGCACCGCCGGGCTGCATGTGGTCAAGCGTGCGGTAGAGCAGGCGAACATCATCATGGGCTGCCCCACGATTGTGGCCACCGATGAACGCCGCTACGTCATGAGCGTCCTCAACGCCGTCCTGGGCGGCGGGATGTCCTCACGGCTGTTCCAGGAGGTCCGCGAAAAGCGTGGCCTGGTGTACTCCACGTACTCCTTTGCCTCCTCGTACGCGGATGCAGGCTACTTCGGGATGTACGCAGGGTGCACTCCCTCCAAGGTCCGCCAGGTGCTGGACCTGCTGGGCTTGGAGCTGGACAAGCTCGCCGAAGGCGGGATCTCCGACGACGAACTGCGCAAGGCCGTGGGCCAGCTGTGCGGCGGAATAGTCCTGGCACTGGAGGACACCGGTTCCCGGATGTCCCGCCTGGGCCGCGCTGAACTGGTGTCCGGTGAATACCAGGACATCGATGAGACCCTGCGGCAGATCAAGGCTGTCACCGCGCAGGAGGTCCAGGACCTTGCCAGGGAACTGGCAGCCGCGCCGCGGACCGTCACCGTGGTGGGCCCGTTCGAGGAGACCGAAACCTTCGGTCTCTGA
- the rpsO gene encoding 30S ribosomal protein S15 — MALEAAVKQSIIQDFATSEGDTGSPEVQVAVLTQRIKDLTEHMKVHKHDYHTQRGLLAMVGRRKRMLTYLKNTDITRYRALIERLGLRR; from the coding sequence GTGGCACTTGAAGCCGCTGTAAAGCAGTCCATCATCCAGGATTTCGCAACGTCCGAGGGCGACACCGGTTCGCCGGAGGTCCAGGTTGCAGTCCTGACTCAGCGGATCAAGGATCTGACTGAGCACATGAAGGTGCACAAGCACGATTACCACACCCAGCGCGGTCTGCTGGCCATGGTTGGTCGTCGCAAGCGTATGCTCACCTACCTCAAGAACACTGACATCACCCGCTACCGTGCGCTCATCGAGCGTCTCGGCCTGCGCCGCTAG
- the kynU gene encoding kynureninase — translation MENHDGATLLEQAAQLDAADPLARYRGLFIGTDTDLSYLDGNSLGRPLKRTPRDISTFIEEGWGGRLIRGWDEEWLDLPQTIGDQLGRAVLGAAEGQTVIADSTTVVLYKLIRAALATVADPARTEIVLDTDNFPTDRYLVEGIAREEGLTLRWIEADPASGVTVEQVRDATGPATAVVLLSHVAYRSGFLADLPGITEVAHSAGALVVWDLCHSAGSVELDLDGAGVDFAAGCTYKYLNGGPGSPAFAYVNRRHLPGLQQPIWGWMGRKDAFEMAAGYEPAPGIRSFLSGTPAIFGMLAMRGTLDLIEEAGMAAIREKSLKLTAYAVQLYEAWLEPAGVELASPRDPELRGSHITLDHPAFRNVTAELWEQDVIPDFRAPHGIRVGLSPLSTSFAELFRGMAAIREQLRR, via the coding sequence ATGGAAAATCACGACGGCGCTACCCTCCTTGAGCAGGCAGCGCAACTTGACGCAGCTGACCCGTTGGCACGCTACCGCGGCCTCTTCATCGGGACGGACACGGACCTTTCCTACCTCGACGGCAATTCCCTGGGCCGCCCGCTGAAACGGACACCACGGGACATCAGCACCTTTATCGAGGAAGGCTGGGGCGGCCGGCTCATCCGTGGCTGGGACGAGGAATGGCTGGACCTGCCCCAGACCATCGGCGATCAACTGGGCCGGGCTGTCCTCGGTGCAGCCGAAGGCCAGACCGTCATTGCCGACTCCACCACGGTGGTGCTCTACAAGCTGATCCGTGCTGCGCTGGCCACCGTGGCTGACCCCGCCCGTACAGAGATTGTCCTGGACACGGACAACTTCCCCACGGACCGCTACCTGGTCGAGGGCATCGCCCGCGAGGAAGGCCTGACCCTGCGGTGGATCGAAGCCGATCCAGCGTCCGGCGTCACCGTTGAACAGGTGCGGGACGCAACCGGCCCGGCGACCGCCGTCGTACTTTTGAGCCACGTGGCGTACCGCTCAGGCTTCCTGGCCGACCTTCCGGGTATCACGGAAGTTGCGCACAGCGCGGGGGCGCTGGTGGTCTGGGATCTGTGCCACTCCGCCGGATCCGTGGAGCTGGACCTGGACGGGGCTGGCGTGGATTTTGCCGCGGGCTGCACCTACAAGTACCTCAACGGGGGGCCGGGCTCGCCGGCGTTCGCCTACGTCAACCGCCGGCACCTGCCCGGGCTGCAGCAGCCGATCTGGGGCTGGATGGGACGCAAGGACGCGTTCGAGATGGCCGCAGGCTACGAGCCGGCGCCCGGGATCCGGAGTTTCCTCAGCGGCACGCCGGCCATCTTCGGGATGCTGGCCATGCGCGGGACCCTTGACCTCATCGAAGAGGCCGGCATGGCTGCCATCCGGGAGAAGTCCCTGAAACTCACCGCATACGCCGTGCAGCTGTATGAGGCATGGCTGGAGCCGGCGGGCGTGGAGCTGGCATCGCCGCGTGATCCGGAGCTTCGCGGAAGCCACATCACCCTGGACCATCCGGCGTTCCGGAACGTGACGGCGGAGCTGTGGGAACAGGACGTCATCCCGGACTTCCGCGCACCACACGGGATCCGCGTGGGGCTGTCGCCGCTGAGCACCAGCTTCGCCGAGCTGTTCCGGGGGATGGCCGCCATCCGGGAGCAGCTCCGCCGCTGA
- the moaA gene encoding GTP 3',8-cyclase MoaA: MSVQLGMPQPREDAGPGLPPARPAGTAPGLLDQYGRRATDMRLSLTDKCNLRCTYCMPAEGLEWLSKQAVMSAEEIVRIVRIGVDLLGVRELRLTGGEPLVRADLIDIIAALRSNHPELPISMTTNGVGLDKKAGALKAAGLTRINVSLDSLHEETFTKLTRRPFLDRVLAGVDAAWAAGLGPVKLNAVLMRGINDTESPSLLAWALDRGYELRFIEQMPLDADHGWTRRNMITAAEIRSLLSRDFVLSPDPRARDGAPAERFEVRRRVAGSAGPAGPALGTEVPDADGPVLGTVGIIASVTEPFCADCRRTRITAEGKIMSCLFSREEFDLLGLLREGASDEALAERWQDAMWVKPKAHGMDHTGLGAPDFVQPDRSMSAIGG, encoded by the coding sequence ATGAGTGTTCAGCTTGGTATGCCGCAACCCCGCGAAGATGCTGGGCCGGGCCTGCCGCCTGCCCGCCCGGCCGGCACGGCGCCCGGGCTGCTGGACCAGTACGGCCGCCGGGCCACGGACATGAGGCTGTCGCTGACGGACAAGTGCAACCTGCGCTGTACCTACTGCATGCCGGCCGAGGGGCTTGAGTGGCTGTCCAAACAGGCTGTGATGTCGGCCGAGGAGATCGTGCGGATTGTCCGCATCGGCGTGGACCTGCTCGGTGTCCGTGAACTGCGCCTGACGGGCGGGGAGCCGCTGGTCAGGGCGGACCTGATTGACATCATTGCGGCACTGCGCAGCAATCATCCGGAGCTGCCGATCTCAATGACCACCAACGGCGTGGGCCTGGACAAAAAGGCGGGCGCGCTGAAGGCCGCGGGCCTGACCCGCATCAATGTCTCGCTCGATTCGCTGCACGAAGAGACCTTCACCAAGCTGACCCGGCGCCCGTTCCTGGACCGCGTGCTGGCGGGCGTCGACGCCGCTTGGGCCGCGGGGCTGGGCCCCGTCAAGCTCAACGCCGTGCTGATGCGCGGCATCAACGACACCGAGTCGCCGTCCCTGCTCGCCTGGGCGCTGGACCGCGGCTACGAACTGCGTTTCATCGAGCAGATGCCCCTTGATGCGGACCACGGGTGGACGCGACGGAACATGATCACGGCGGCCGAGATCCGTTCCCTGCTCTCGCGCGACTTTGTGTTGAGTCCCGATCCCCGTGCCCGCGATGGAGCTCCCGCAGAACGCTTTGAAGTACGACGCCGGGTGGCCGGGTCCGCGGGGCCGGCTGGTCCTGCGCTGGGTACCGAGGTGCCGGACGCCGACGGGCCGGTGCTCGGTACCGTGGGGATCATCGCGTCCGTCACGGAGCCGTTCTGCGCCGACTGCCGTCGGACGCGGATCACCGCCGAGGGCAAGATCATGAGCTGCCTGTTCTCCCGTGAGGAGTTTGATCTTTTGGGTCTGCTGCGGGAGGGCGCCAGCGACGAAGCCCTGGCCGAACGCTGGCAGGACGCCATGTGGGTCAAGCCAAAGGCCCACGGCATGGACCACACAGGTCTCGGCGCGCCGGACTTTGTCCAGCCGGACCGCAGCATGAGCGCCATCGGAGGCTGA
- a CDS encoding DUF1579 family protein — protein MNLPQPGTVHAVLENFLGHWRGTTRLNASAWGPKRTASAEVSYTRAAGGYAVVQSYRHTEADGTHFEGHGVFTVDRDHNDILWYHVDSMGLPPGAPARCTWVDGVLRVERHNDRGTARHTFRVDNDVLIHTAELRLGDGQDFVPFMTSECRRV, from the coding sequence ATGAACCTTCCGCAGCCGGGCACGGTGCACGCCGTATTGGAGAACTTCCTGGGCCATTGGCGCGGCACGACCCGTCTGAACGCGTCGGCCTGGGGGCCCAAGCGCACGGCCTCGGCGGAAGTCAGTTACACTCGGGCCGCCGGGGGTTACGCCGTCGTGCAAAGTTACAGGCACACGGAGGCCGATGGCACGCACTTTGAAGGCCACGGCGTCTTTACTGTCGACCGGGACCACAATGACATCCTCTGGTACCACGTGGACAGCATGGGCCTGCCACCCGGAGCGCCGGCGCGCTGCACGTGGGTGGATGGTGTGCTGCGCGTCGAGCGCCACAATGACCGGGGGACTGCCCGCCATACTTTCCGGGTGGACAACGATGTGCTGATCCACACTGCTGAGTTGCGCCTCGGCGACGGCCAGGACTTTGTCCCGTTCATGACCTCCGAGTGCCGCCGGGTCTGA
- a CDS encoding HNH endonuclease signature motif containing protein, whose product MDSRAAVATAEALSVSFAELASVLRGGTDSPGFGDADPLRRVADGFLDGLAETSRLDARSAALKVWLAAGYSAAAEALAGPSESPQDHTGQEMAVIAEVACALTVSERSAGTLLAEAHQLTTALPLTLSALQAGTISWQHARIMVDETTNLDRPGTAALEAHFLDPHAINPARGPASELIPGRFRHKARTWRERHHPVSIEKRHIKSTADRRVEYAPDRDGMAWLSAYLPADQAAGIWDRITTAARALQGPHEDLTLTQLRADIAATWLLGNHTTGGGTGGTTAMSGGEGATGRIGETGMAVGDGVPSPRAQVLIMVPVLALLGVTEEPAMLDGYGPIPPSMARRLIADGAESFHRVLIDPRDGAPLEIGRTSYRLTKAQRQWLRLRDGKCPFPGCSNHSLDNEADHLLAWAHGGTTGISNLGQPCRRHHRLRHTTTWTPTTATKNEPPGWISPSRRHYASEHPDWEPPHWPANIPMAGTGISPGSVLDVHLELDLDLDLDLDLDLDLDLDTSMPPPQS is encoded by the coding sequence ATGGATAGCAGAGCGGCTGTGGCGACGGCGGAGGCCCTTTCGGTGTCTTTCGCCGAGCTTGCTTCTGTGCTCCGGGGCGGAACCGATTCCCCCGGTTTCGGGGATGCTGATCCGTTGCGCCGGGTGGCGGATGGATTCCTGGACGGGCTGGCGGAGACCTCACGGCTGGACGCGAGAAGTGCCGCCCTGAAGGTCTGGCTGGCTGCCGGCTACAGCGCCGCTGCCGAGGCTCTGGCGGGCCCTTCCGAGTCCCCGCAGGACCATACCGGGCAGGAGATGGCGGTGATCGCCGAAGTCGCCTGTGCTCTGACGGTCAGTGAACGCAGTGCCGGTACCCTGCTCGCCGAAGCGCACCAACTCACAACCGCCCTGCCGCTGACCCTGTCCGCGCTTCAGGCCGGGACGATCTCGTGGCAACACGCCCGGATCATGGTCGACGAAACCACCAACCTCGACAGGCCGGGCACGGCGGCGTTGGAGGCACATTTCCTGGACCCTCACGCGATAAATCCGGCACGGGGCCCGGCCAGTGAGCTCATCCCCGGGAGGTTCCGGCACAAGGCCCGCACCTGGCGGGAACGCCATCACCCGGTCAGCATCGAAAAACGCCACATCAAGAGCACAGCCGATCGACGGGTGGAGTACGCTCCGGACCGGGACGGCATGGCCTGGCTCAGCGCGTACCTGCCCGCCGATCAGGCCGCGGGGATCTGGGACCGGATCACCACCGCGGCCAGAGCGTTGCAGGGACCTCATGAGGACCTGACCCTCACCCAGCTCCGCGCAGACATCGCCGCTACCTGGCTCCTGGGCAACCACACCACCGGCGGCGGGACCGGTGGCACGACGGCAATGTCCGGCGGTGAGGGCGCAACGGGCCGTATCGGCGAAACGGGCATGGCAGTGGGCGACGGTGTTCCATCGCCGCGGGCGCAGGTCCTCATCATGGTCCCGGTGTTAGCCCTGTTGGGCGTCACGGAGGAACCGGCCATGCTCGATGGATACGGGCCGATCCCGCCCTCCATGGCCCGCCGACTGATCGCCGACGGTGCCGAATCCTTCCACCGCGTCCTCATCGACCCGCGGGACGGTGCGCCGCTGGAGATCGGGCGGACCAGCTACCGGCTCACGAAAGCACAACGCCAATGGCTCAGACTTCGGGACGGGAAATGCCCGTTCCCCGGCTGCAGCAACCACTCCCTCGACAACGAAGCAGACCACCTCCTCGCCTGGGCCCACGGCGGCACCACAGGGATCTCAAATCTCGGCCAGCCGTGCCGCCGCCATCACAGACTCCGCCACACCACAACCTGGACACCCACCACAGCCACCAAGAACGAACCACCCGGCTGGATATCACCGTCCCGCCGACACTATGCCAGCGAACACCCCGACTGGGAACCACCCCACTGGCCAGCAAACATCCCCATGGCCGGCACCGGCATCAGCCCCGGTTCGGTCTTGGACGTGCACCTGGAACTCGACCTGGACCTGGACCTGGACCTGGACCTGGACCTGGACCTGGACCTGGACACAAGCATGCCACCGCCACAGAGTTGA
- a CDS encoding helix-turn-helix domain-containing protein, with protein MTPGRPWNRSLERIRLICDSAPDHHSLRTAVIADLGRVLPFSAFVWPLSDPLTATGISPIARIPCPDELPLLIRLKYLTLAGRWTQLAMSPSPVTTLLSETAGDPSRSLVWEGLMRRYGVTDVLFGVLADKHGCWGWLDLWRTDPEGPFSVEEVGYLAAVVHEVTPALRHAIARQFGTEIPDGLEPVGHEAVRAGASAVGGGPRPELPQQAVLTLDADMAVVGGTASVEEWLGLLQAGPRPFQRVPAEVLNVAAQLLAREAGVDRHPASARVHIGSGQWALLQASRMDSTGTAAIPPLAVTIQACPPEARLDMVARSFGLTMRQRELLELASSGADTNAMAALLGIGAYTVQDQFKQIFETCGVHSRATLLALAMGTAQ; from the coding sequence ATGACCCCCGGCAGGCCGTGGAACCGGAGCCTTGAACGGATCCGGCTCATCTGCGACTCAGCCCCGGATCACCACTCGTTACGCACCGCTGTGATCGCTGATTTGGGTCGGGTGCTTCCGTTCAGTGCCTTCGTATGGCCGCTCTCGGATCCGCTCACGGCGACGGGCATTTCGCCCATTGCCCGGATTCCGTGCCCGGACGAACTGCCGCTGCTGATCCGGCTCAAGTATCTGACATTGGCAGGTCGCTGGACGCAGTTGGCGATGAGTCCCTCGCCGGTGACGACGCTGCTGAGTGAGACTGCCGGCGATCCATCACGGAGCCTGGTGTGGGAAGGCCTGATGAGGCGCTACGGTGTGACCGATGTCCTGTTCGGAGTGCTGGCGGACAAACACGGCTGCTGGGGTTGGCTTGACCTCTGGCGAACCGATCCGGAGGGTCCGTTCAGTGTCGAGGAAGTGGGATATCTCGCTGCCGTGGTCCACGAAGTGACGCCCGCCCTTCGTCACGCAATAGCCCGGCAGTTTGGTACGGAGATCCCTGACGGACTCGAACCTGTAGGACACGAGGCTGTTCGTGCGGGGGCGTCAGCCGTCGGCGGAGGTCCGAGGCCGGAGTTGCCTCAGCAGGCCGTGCTGACTTTGGATGCGGATATGGCGGTGGTGGGTGGAACGGCTTCGGTGGAGGAGTGGCTGGGGCTGCTTCAGGCTGGCCCGCGTCCCTTTCAACGCGTACCGGCCGAGGTTCTCAACGTCGCTGCCCAGTTGTTGGCGCGTGAGGCGGGCGTGGATCGTCATCCTGCGTCCGCCCGTGTGCACATAGGGTCGGGTCAGTGGGCCCTGCTCCAGGCCAGCCGGATGGACTCCACCGGCACAGCGGCCATTCCGCCATTGGCCGTGACCATCCAGGCATGCCCTCCGGAGGCGCGGCTTGATATGGTCGCCCGGAGCTTCGGACTGACAATGCGGCAGCGGGAATTGCTTGAGCTTGCTTCCAGTGGCGCCGACACCAACGCTATGGCGGCTCTATTGGGGATCGGGGCCTACACTGTCCAGGATCAGTTCAAGCAGATTTTCGAGACATGCGGCGTCCATAGCCGCGCGACGTTGTTGGCCCTGGCGATGGGAACGGCCCAGTAA
- a CDS encoding molybdenum cofactor biosynthesis protein MoaE produces the protein MGTESVFEVVHAVLSAEPISVDQAIAAVESDTAGAVVSFSGVVRNHDGGKAVERLSYSAHPTAHQVMADVVARLAAEHAGDGSAAQPVRIWAAHRIGMLDIGDPALVCAVSAAHRGQAFAVCSELVDRIKEQVPIWKEQFFADGTVEWVGADN, from the coding sequence ATGGGCACTGAATCGGTCTTCGAAGTGGTCCACGCGGTACTGAGCGCAGAACCGATCTCCGTGGACCAGGCCATCGCTGCGGTGGAGTCTGACACCGCAGGGGCAGTGGTCAGCTTCAGCGGGGTAGTGCGGAATCACGACGGCGGCAAGGCAGTGGAGCGGCTCAGTTACAGTGCGCATCCCACGGCTCACCAGGTGATGGCCGACGTCGTCGCCCGCTTGGCTGCCGAACATGCAGGCGACGGATCCGCCGCCCAGCCCGTACGGATCTGGGCTGCCCACCGTATCGGCATGCTCGACATCGGTGATCCGGCGCTGGTCTGTGCGGTCTCCGCTGCGCACCGCGGACAGGCTTTTGCCGTCTGTTCCGAACTGGTGGACCGCATCAAGGAGCAGGTCCCCATCTGGAAGGAACAGTTCTTCGCCGACGGCACGGTGGAGTGGGTGGGCGCGGACAACTGA
- a CDS encoding molybdopterin-dependent oxidoreductase, whose protein sequence is MGELLAGLFSPSLSPLTAVGGAVIDAVPPGVKDSAISLFGTADKAVFVAGMLVVIVAVGALAGILEQRRRFAGAAVIAVFGLVGLTAVLTRAQMTPAAAVVSLLAALAGALLLGWLIRRLHEGPPAGAVGTDAAGAGAANVQDPARTATTAGRRTFLQVLAASAGATAVGGIVAAVWRGAAAGISTAREKLQLPAAVSEAPAIPAGAEVGLDGMQPLVTPNRDFYRIDTALIVPSLDPESWVLRVTGMVEQEIELNLADLLAKPLIERHVTIACVSNEVGGDLIGNARWLGWPVRELLALARPQAGGDMVLSRSSDGWTAGTPLEVLTDQRDALLAVGMNGEPLPLEHGFPVRMIVPGLYGYVSATKWLTELRVTRFADDVGYWTPRGWSDRGPIKTSSRIDVPRTGRRVAAGTVMFGGVAWAQHTGIGKVELRVNRGPWQEARLAPGISQDTWYQWQLGIELTPGQYEVQVRATDLNGEPQVEERMPPAPDGATGFHTIRVDVNP, encoded by the coding sequence ATAGGGGAGTTGCTGGCAGGACTGTTCAGCCCGTCTCTTTCGCCGCTGACGGCAGTAGGCGGGGCCGTGATCGATGCTGTTCCGCCGGGTGTGAAGGACTCGGCCATCTCACTTTTCGGCACCGCCGACAAGGCAGTGTTCGTGGCCGGGATGCTGGTGGTCATCGTAGCCGTCGGGGCGTTGGCCGGAATTCTGGAACAACGCAGGCGGTTTGCCGGTGCAGCGGTGATTGCTGTTTTTGGGCTCGTCGGGCTTACCGCGGTGCTTACCCGCGCGCAGATGACCCCGGCCGCGGCCGTGGTGTCCCTGCTCGCAGCCCTGGCCGGCGCGCTCCTGTTGGGATGGCTGATCCGCCGGCTCCACGAAGGACCGCCGGCCGGCGCGGTGGGGACAGATGCCGCGGGGGCAGGTGCCGCGAACGTGCAAGATCCCGCGAGGACGGCTACAACCGCAGGGCGGCGCACGTTCCTGCAGGTCTTGGCTGCGAGCGCCGGGGCCACCGCCGTTGGTGGCATTGTCGCCGCGGTCTGGCGAGGAGCGGCCGCCGGAATCAGCACCGCCCGTGAAAAGCTGCAACTGCCTGCCGCAGTATCTGAAGCGCCCGCCATCCCGGCCGGCGCGGAGGTCGGCCTGGACGGAATGCAGCCGCTGGTCACACCGAACCGTGACTTCTATCGGATCGACACCGCCCTGATCGTTCCTTCCCTCGACCCCGAATCCTGGGTACTCCGCGTCACGGGAATGGTGGAACAGGAGATTGAGCTGAACCTGGCTGATCTGCTGGCCAAGCCCCTGATCGAACGTCATGTGACCATAGCCTGTGTCTCAAACGAAGTCGGCGGAGACCTGATCGGCAACGCCCGCTGGCTTGGCTGGCCGGTGCGGGAACTCCTGGCCCTCGCCCGGCCGCAAGCCGGTGGCGACATGGTGCTGTCCCGGAGCTCCGACGGCTGGACGGCAGGCACGCCGCTGGAGGTCCTCACCGATCAACGGGACGCCCTGCTCGCGGTGGGGATGAACGGCGAACCGCTGCCACTGGAACACGGCTTCCCGGTCCGGATGATCGTGCCCGGCCTCTACGGCTACGTTTCCGCAACCAAATGGCTCACCGAACTCCGCGTCACCAGGTTCGCGGACGACGTCGGCTATTGGACGCCGCGCGGCTGGTCCGACCGCGGCCCCATCAAAACGTCCTCGCGGATCGACGTGCCCCGCACAGGCCGGCGGGTGGCTGCTGGAACGGTCATGTTCGGCGGCGTGGCCTGGGCCCAGCACACCGGAATCGGCAAAGTGGAACTCCGCGTCAACCGCGGTCCGTGGCAGGAGGCCCGTCTCGCCCCCGGAATCTCGCAGGACACCTGGTACCAGTGGCAGCTTGGCATCGAGCTGACGCCAGGCCAGTACGAGGTCCAGGTCCGCGCCACGGACCTCAACGGCGAGCCGCAGGTGGAGGAACGCATGCCACCTGCGCCCGACGGGGCCACCGGCTTCCACACGATTAGAGTTGACGTGAATCCATGA
- a CDS encoding MoaD/ThiS family protein, whose protein sequence is MNVRYFAAARAAAGVDEESFDLASGTTVAGLLQAVLAVDRAEPPAGTPPLQRILSRSSFLLNEVAVRDRTTVLNPGDVVDVLPPFAGG, encoded by the coding sequence TTGAACGTACGTTACTTCGCTGCCGCACGCGCTGCCGCGGGTGTGGACGAGGAGTCCTTTGATCTCGCGTCCGGGACTACGGTGGCCGGCTTGCTGCAGGCAGTCCTGGCTGTGGACCGCGCCGAGCCACCTGCCGGCACTCCTCCCCTGCAACGAATCCTGTCCCGGAGCAGCTTCCTGCTCAACGAGGTCGCTGTGCGGGACCGCACGACTGTGTTAAATCCGGGCGATGTGGTTGACGTACTGCCACCCTTCGCCGGCGGGTAG
- a CDS encoding MogA/MoaB family molybdenum cofactor biosynthesis protein encodes MSTESTYLPEPNTEPHTHGEVQGRKAGVVIASTRAAAGIYEDETGPVIIDWLTEHGFEAYPAMVVPDGEPVGAAIRALLTQHPAVVITSGGTGLSPDDRTPDVTLPLLDREIPGIMEAIRREGAAKTPLAALSRGHAGAHGGTFIVNLPGSPKGVMDGLSVLDPLIGHLCDQLEGGHGH; translated from the coding sequence ATGAGCACTGAGAGCACTTACCTGCCCGAGCCAAACACCGAGCCGCACACACACGGCGAGGTGCAGGGCCGGAAGGCCGGGGTTGTCATTGCGTCCACCCGGGCCGCCGCAGGCATCTATGAGGATGAAACCGGTCCGGTCATCATTGACTGGCTCACCGAGCACGGCTTCGAGGCCTACCCCGCCATGGTGGTGCCGGACGGCGAGCCGGTCGGTGCGGCGATCCGCGCCCTCCTCACCCAGCATCCCGCCGTCGTGATTACCAGCGGCGGCACCGGGCTCAGCCCGGACGACCGCACACCCGACGTGACCCTGCCCCTTCTGGACCGGGAAATCCCCGGCATCATGGAGGCCATCCGGCGCGAAGGTGCAGCCAAGACGCCGCTCGCGGCGCTCAGCCGCGGCCACGCCGGTGCCCACGGCGGCACGTTCATCGTCAACCTGCCCGGGTCACCCAAAGGCGTCATGGACGGACTGTCCGTGCTGGACCCGTTGATCGGGCACCTGTGCGACCAGCTGGAGGGCGGCCATGGGCACTGA
- the moaC gene encoding cyclic pyranopterin monophosphate synthase MoaC: protein MDAVNPEHSPSVLTHLRQDGSAQMVDVSAKAETTREATATATVRTTDEVLGLLGSGGLPKGDALAVARVAGIMAAKKTPELIPLCHPLPLSKVTVDFELGTDSVAILATVKTRGVTGVEMEALTAAAVAALSVYDMIKAVDKHAVLTDIKVLAKSGGKSGDWTL from the coding sequence ATGGATGCTGTGAATCCAGAACATAGCCCGTCCGTCCTGACCCATCTGCGCCAGGACGGCAGCGCACAAATGGTGGACGTGTCCGCGAAAGCCGAAACCACCCGCGAAGCCACCGCTACGGCCACGGTCCGCACCACTGACGAAGTGCTGGGCCTGCTCGGATCCGGCGGCCTGCCCAAGGGTGATGCCCTGGCGGTTGCCCGGGTTGCCGGCATTATGGCCGCAAAAAAGACGCCCGAACTCATCCCGCTCTGCCATCCCCTGCCGCTCTCGAAAGTCACCGTGGACTTCGAGCTCGGAACCGATTCCGTGGCGATCCTGGCCACGGTCAAGACCCGCGGGGTCACCGGGGTGGAGATGGAAGCGCTGACGGCGGCCGCCGTGGCTGCGCTCAGCGTGTACGACATGATCAAGGCCGTCGACAAGCACGCCGTGCTGACCGACATCAAAGTGCTGGCGAAAAGCGGCGGCAAGAGCGGGGACTGGACACTATGA